TTAGCCAACCGGTAACGATGCTAATTCTCCAATGAACCATCCTTACCCAGTTTCCATGTGATGGTCATCAATGGGTGGAGCGGTTTCGCATTCTCCTTCCGCTTCTTTCCGACCTCATTCTGTTGGGAAAAGCTGAGAAGCAGTTTCGCGACCTATCGAGCGCTTTTGCGCAAACTCTAGCGCTATGAGAATTCGCATAATCAAATGATGGAATCCGTTGGATTATTGGAATTCATTACTCCGCTCCTCTCCTTGGTTTCTCACTTTCGTCTCGAGGTGACGTCGAGTTGAATGTCCCAAGTCGGAAAGGAAagccaaataaaaaaaaactcgtttAGTCACGGAGCATTTCAGGCACACCAGCAGTACCTCAATTTGATCCTTACATCGATCGCTTTCGCTTGAATCGGTTTTATTTGagttgaaataaataaatgtttgctAGTATCTCCGGGTGGGAATGTTCCAATCCTCCTTGATCATATCGGCACCCTTCTCGCCGATCATAATGGTCGGCCCGTTGGTATGGCCCGTCGGAACCATCGGCATGATGCTTGCATCGATCACCCGCAAACCAGAGATGCCCCGGACGCGTAACCGAGCATCGACCACCGCCATCCGGTCACTATCCGGTCCCATTTTGCACGTCCCGACATGGTGGTAAATGGTGTAAGTCGCGTGCCTCGCAAAACACTTCCAATACTCGTCCGAATCGAAGACGAACCGCTCGCACCCGGGCATCGGTATATCGAGCAGCCGGGCACCGTACCGCTGCAGAGGTCCCGTCTTACTTAGCTCGATCGCCTTCCTAATACCGCGCACCGCCCGATCCAAATCGTACGGATCGGCCAAATAGTTCGGATCGATGATCGGATGTTCGAAGGGATTCGTACTGGCAAGTCGAATACGGCCCCGGCTTTTCGGTCGCAGCGTAAGCGGAAACACCGAGTATCCCTCCAGCCGACGCCGTTCGATGTCACCAAACAATCGTTCGTAGGTTTGCGGTTTGTAGTTAAAGTTCCGCTGGAAGATGGGCTCGGCAGCGTTGGTACCACCGATCAGCAACAGCTCCAGATCCGGCCAGGCATCACTTGCTAGCGGGTGGTCCGAGTCGTAGAACGTGATCGCCTCACAACCACCACTCGACGTCAGCAGAccacgatggtgctgctggaactgtTCCATGTTCTCGATCCTGAACATACGCTCGCTCGTTATCGTTTCGGTGCGATTGACGAGAAACGTGAGGGCTCCCGGGGCGATGTGATCCTGGAAGTTGTAACCGACCGCCAAATTCACGATCGGATCGATACCCTTCTGACGCAGGTGTTTCGCCGGCCCAACACCAGACAGCATCAATAGCTGGGGGGATCCGATCGCACCACTCGACAGCACCACTTCGCGCCGCGCCCCCACCTTATGGTAACGCCCATCGGCGTAGAACTGGACGCCGGTCGTTCGTTTGGTCGCGCGATCGATCAGTATTTTGGTGACCTGCGCATTGCGTCTAATATGCAAATTGGGACGATCGTGTATTGGGTAGAGGTAGGCACTGTTGGTGCTCTCGCGTCTTCCATTCTTCGTGGTGGTTTGGACGTAGGACGTACCGATCTGGGTCCGTCCGTTGTAGTCGACGTACGGAAGGCCTGCCGCGATGCTCGCCTTTACGAAGGCGGTCGCAATATCGGTTCGATAGTTGGGATAGGAGATCGTCTGTGGTCCATCCCGGCCAGCATAAGCTGGATCTGCGTCGGGGACGAGGCTTCTCTCGAGCTTCCGGAAGTACGGTAACACATCCTCGTAGGCCCAGCCGGGATTACCCAGGTTTGCCCACTGGTCATAGTCACGTCGGTTCCCTCGGGTATAGATCATGTAGTTCAGCACACTGGAACCGCCCATCACCTTGCCACGTGGCAGCCGGCATTGGTTGTTTTTGAAACCCAAGCATGATCCATTGCTCGGCTTCGTACGGTAGTCCCAGTTGATGGCGTAGTTCTGCAGGAAGTGCACCATCATCGGGATGTCCATGAGCAGGTTTTCCCGTGGTCCAGCCTCAATCAGTAGCACCTTCCAATGGGGCACCTCAGACAGCCGGTTCGCCAACACACATCCAGCCGAACCGGCGCCAACGATCACAAAGTCGTACTCTGGCAGCGGAACCTTTTGGTCCGGTTTCTCGTACCACAATCGTTCACCTCCTGTTTCCAAGAAGTTGAGCAGCGCTAACGGGCCGCTGAGTTGTTGTGCTATCGCAGGAACCGACACCGTGCTGAGCGCCAAAAGCACCCAAACCAAACAGCTAACACTGGAGCACGATTTcaacatgttgctgctgctgctgctgctcgagaaaAGGGGACTAGACACCTGGCTGTAGAATGATGGACTACCGCGCAGCAATCAAATTGATTTCCTAATCGGCAACGGTTTGCTAATTATTGGCATGATTTCACTAATCGACTATAACTATATTATCACAGAACGCTTTTTAGCCGGGTTAAAGCATTGACCGCGACCGTTCTGGTCGAGCGTTAGAAGGTGACTGAATTTCGGGAGAGTGGCACGCCTAGTGATATGGGTTAAATAGATTCGGTTCATCACAAACCGGATCTTAGTCCTTTGGTATAACTTACCTTTCCGTCGTCGGTTCTCGCtgtgaaaaatggaaccaatgACAATGGGCAAGAAAGGCTTTCCGGTTTTTTCTTCGCGAAATTTCGTTGCTATGTTAAGTGTTTTATATTTAGAATTTTTGCCAATCCTCGGGGGGGGGGTATGGTTGGACGGGCGGTAAAAAGCGTCGAGTTTCGaggcttctttctttttaataaCTTTCGGTGGGATAGCTGGGGAATTCCTGCAAGGTATATTTTTAGAAAGCAGTCACAAACCCGTATTGCAGTTCTTTCCAGAGAATCATTAAAATGCTTAaggtttgatttttatttgcatggcagtttatttcgtttcttctGCGATATTCATTCCATTACCAGCCACTTTAATACATAACTCTTGGTTTTATCTGTTGATTTACCTGTATTCTTGTCTTTAGGCTCCACGCCACACGTAGCGTAAAAGCAAAGtgtaatgccaaatcgtttacgcttcatGTGGCGGCTTGAAATGTAAAAAGTTTTACACCGAAGTTCGTTCTTATTTTTCCGACTTTCCCGTAAAATTAGGATATCTATGGGCGAGGAAAAGGATTAAAAACACTTACAATGAACACACATGGATGCACACCATATAAAGAATACATAGCTGATACAAGTTTTGAAAACAATGTTTACTGTTTGTTTTACGACTCCGTGGACGTATAAACGTTTTGACATAAGTCTAAACGATTCGTCATTACACTTTGCTTTTACATTAGCTTTCACGTTTCATGGTGCCCAGTCTTTTGACTTATAAGCACATGAACCAGGATGTAGTACATCTTGGTTGAATATCTCGAATGGACTCGAAATACCATTGCACAACGTTGCCGGCTGATAAGTGGGATCCAAACAATTGCACTCTGCATTTCCGGTTTGTCTGATTGtattttgaatttaaaattgGCTGCATATCTATAAAAGTTTACGATCTATTTCCTTTGCCTTTTCTGATCGATGTAGTGATGGTTTACAATGAGCAACAAAGAAGAAATCGAGATCAGAAACGCTGATGGTCAGTCCTACATCAAGATCTCGAGTAATTTCCAAGAGCCTCAAGCAATCTGAGCGATCCAATTTGGTGACCAAGTGcagtttacacacacacgcacaccttcccttcctttttatGACTTCTTCGCGTTATAGCCAAAGTTGTTATTCTGGTATTGGGCTGATCCACAGAACCACAGAACCGGTAACTCCATTTGCTCGGTTGAGACATCCTTGTGTAGTAGTTGGGTAGAATATAAATCAAGCGATGCGCATGATTTTCTTACAGTTAAAGATGCCAAACCGTCATCAGTGAACACTAATGGGAACTGTTACATTTTTCATGACTACGCCTCACTGGTGCAGTGCGTGCAGTTCCATTACCGAGCGGGGGATGTGCGTGCACGTTGTCGACACATCCTACATCCTGTTCATGACGTGTACGAGCCCAAACAGTTTACCTTGTATGATTCCTTGTATGATGAGGTCATACCAATGCGATCGCAAAATTGTGCTTTTTATTTCCTCGATGCGCATTAACCTTAGCCTGACTGCGTTATCTGGAAACGAGTAGCGCGATCGAAAGGTCAGCCTGCAAAGCGATGGTCCGTACCTACCCAACCGTACGATGATGGGACCCGGTTAATAATTACTGTGACCAACCCCCATGCCCTTGGTCGAAGCTTCCAAGAGCTGGTACTATAAGTCAAAAAGAAATGACGAACCCAAGGAGACTGTTTCAGCAATAATAATGATGGAAGGAAAGCAGTTCATTGCCGATATCTTCCTGCACTTTCGACGTCGAGTTCGACCTCCACAGGATGCACAGCACGGTAAGACTGTGGATCGCAAAGGCACGCCATGACACGACGATTTGTTGTCCAAGCTTCGATGAAGAGCAACACGACTGTATGGTGCGCGCATGTGACGACCGTCCCGCTCTAAAATCGCACCGCGTTGTGATCAACGTGAACGTACGAACGATAAGGTTTCTCACGGTGAATTTTTCACTTACCTTATCAAGGTTTACAGTCAAATTGTCACTGGAATACGTTTTGTCGCGCGTGAGTCGAAGAAAGTATGGCATCTGATCCAAGGgcatcaaaaataaaatagagTAATCATTGATCAACATTGTTGCATTCGGTGTGCTATGATAGTTAATTTTGGTTGATCATTTGATCATTCGTTCGCTTGTCCCAGTGAGGGAGTTGAATTCAGGAAGCGGttggacacacgcacacagcagaaAACACAAGCCATGGATCACCTTAAATGCATGAAACCAAAATCCGGGGAATCCGAATACTGACCTTAAAAAGGGCAGGCGTGTTATAAAATTCTTCGTTCTTTCCTTTGATCACACAGACCACATCAGACTGGCCGACTAGATAAGACTGAGACATAACCAACAGTGACGCACGAGTTGTGCTGGACATCTAGCACGAATACGATGAAGGGAGGCTGCATTGAATTGCTGTTAGAGCTGACTGCTCGCACACCATTTGACCTTGAGTCGCCTGAGCTCCACTTCTTACCGATATACTGAGCTGCTACTAATTACCATACCTGCCCTTCGTGATAAACGGGATGCCCAAGAGCTCGCCTGTGTTTATGGTAcggggatcgatcgaaaacTGGATTGAACGATTGAGCAGTTCTGAGAGTGGTAGCGTTGGATGTTTATTGATTTCCTCGTTCTTCCTACACGTTCTAGCCACGGTGAAAGCGAAACATTGCAAAACACGTGGTATACTTAACGCTAAAAGCTATCAGCTAAAACAcgttcacacacaaacacacgcacacaaacacacgcacacatacaaaggCATACACAGGTGACATCCCCACCGACACCAGGGATTGAGGATGTtagttgttgctgatgagttGGTTGGACGCCGGTGGACGTGctgacgctggctggctggctggctatatGTACAGGTGTGGATAGCGTTCTCGATGATCTCGAGCTGGCGCTGAGGATGGCACGACGACTGGCGGCTTATCTAGCTGGTTCTGGTTGGCAGGGCTGGCTGTGGCAGGTGCCGTTGGTCTCGAATTTTGagactctctctttctcactctctctctctctctctctctctccctttcatcGATCGTGACCGAGCCAGTCTTCCTTGATCATGTGAGCACCCTTCTCGCCGATCATGATCACGGCCGCATTCGTGTTTCCGCTGACGATGGTCGGCATGACGCTGGCGTCGATCACGCGCAACCCGGAGATACCATACACGCGCAATCGCGGGTCAACCACCGCACCCGGATCCCAGTGCGGGCCCATCTTTGCCGTCCCGACCGGATGGTAGATGGTCATCGAAATCGTGCGCACCTGACAGTCAAGGTACGCATCGGACAGGAACTTGTGGTGTCGACAGTTGGGCAGCGGTTTCCGGTGCAACCGATTGCCGAACTgtttaaacaccttggcgtCACCGACCCGGAGTGCAATCTTGGCCCCCTCGACCAACGTCGCCGCATCGAATGGATCCTCGAAGTAGTTCGGGTTCATGATCGGATAGTGGAAGGGGTTCTTCGATTTCAGGCGCACCCAACCACGCGAACGTGGCCGCAACAGGAGCGGCATGATGGTCCAGCTGTACGTATTCTCGATCGGATGGAATACCTCCTTGTACAGCTCCTCCTTTAAGCCGAGAATCTTCTTGACGCGAGCTCCTCCGTCCGAGTTGAGCGAGGCCGGTGCCATGTGAAACTGAATGTCCGGCCAGTCGTCGGTGATGTTCGCGAACGGTGTGTTGACGAAGGCGATACCTTCCAGCCCACCCAGAATGGTCATCGGTCCTCGCTCATTGATGACGTAGTTCATTGTAACTGAGCCCGCCTCGAGCCGGTTCTGCAGTATGGCCACGGGTTTGTCCACGAGAAACGTTAACCCACCCATACCGACGTGATCCTGTAGGTTTTCGCCGACCGGCAGATCCTGAATCGTCTCGATGCCCACATCGTCCAGGTGCGCCTTCGGACCGATAcccgacagcagcaggatcTGGGGTGTGTTGATCGACCCAGCCGCCATGATGATCTCCTTCTTTGCCCGCACATAATGTCGTTTGCCATCACGGAAGAACTCTACGCCGACGGCGTGCTTCGTATCCTGATCAATGACGACCTTGGTGACGTGTGCGTTCATGGCGATGTGCAGATTTTTGCGCAACCGAATCGGTCTAAGGAACGCTTTCGCCGTACTGCACCGGCTCCCCCTCCGGATGGTGCCCTGGGCTATCATGAAGCCCGTCTGCCGCTCACCGTTGATGTCCCGGTTCTCGTATCCGATCTCGGTGCCGGCCTCGACGAAGGCCGCCACTAGCGGCGTGTGCCAGGGTGCTTCCTGCACCGTCAGAAAACCACCCTGGCCGTGGTATGGATTGCGTGCTAGGTACGGGTTGCGGTTGTCTTCCGACTTGACGAAGTACTGCAGCACATCGTCATAGCCCCAGCCGGGATTTCCCAGTGATTCCCAGTGGTTGAAGTCATTGCGGTTGCCACGCACGTAAATCATGTAGTTGAGTACGCTCGAACCTCCCAGTACTTTGCCGCGCGGCCAGTTACACCGATTGTTTACCATACCGAGGCAGGCCTTCCCCGTCGGTTCCGTCTTGTAGGCCCAGTCGAGCTTGCTGAGCTGAAGGTAGCCCGCCAGCGACGGCACGTCCGAGATCTCGTTCTCGTCCGGACcggcctccagcagcagcaccttccacCGGTGCACTTCGGTTAACCGGTTCGCGACGACCGCACCGGCCGATCCACCGCCAACGATGACGAAATCGTACTCCGAGTAGAGCGCATCCTGGTTGATGACACGCGATTCCGGATCGACACGATCGTACCGGTAGTACGAGATGGCTCCCAGCAGGAACGGTATGAGCCAGAGACTAGAGCCAACGACGGTTGCCGTTTTGATCACAGACGATGCTATCAGTATGTTGAATACCATCTTTCTCTACTTCGCCCGGCGCTTGAGACACGGTGTCCCAAGCTGCTGTCACTCTTATAGACCTTAAGACTAATTTACTGAATTACACACTACGGTTTGACACTAAACGGGTAACGTTACGGGTGTACGGCGATGCGATATGCACTCAGGAGTTTGGGTATTTTCGCCAATATCTTGCTGTTCGCGTAaggtattgctgctgctcgtcgatgGGAACGGTGCATCGAAACATAGTTCACCGCACCGTCGTAGTTGTGCTGGACGCGCTGGTCGTCTGTCGTCGATGTCGCGACCTCGTTCGATCAAGCGACACGGTGCTGCGCTTGCGAAGTGTCTTACGGTGTGTCGTTGAACGTATCCTGGACGAGGCTCCCCCTCACTGCGCTCACCGATTACCTAGGGAGAGACGAACAAAGGCGTCAAAAATGGCAATTTACTGTGggtttgcgcgtgtgtgtagctGTGCCTGAGACTAAATACAGACTTTTATGGAGCATTTAAAAGGCGATAATAAATGTTTACAGCGCAACGACTCCTGCTCGCACTGTTCTAGTCAAATGTGCTTAGTGGCATTGTATTAAAGCattcgttttttctctctctctctctataggTAAGCGTATGGCGTTACAATGCGTACACGGATATTGTTACGTTCAGTCCGCGGCTGACTGCAACGAGATGGTAAATGATATGCATAAACACAAGATAACACGGTTACAATAGCTTGTAAACAGCCATTTCTTTCGCGTTTAATGATTCAAACGAAGGTCAGCGGGACCGATGCAGCCCGACATGGAGTGCATTCGTAATCAGGCCCATCCACATCGAAGGGAAAGTGCGTTGAGCGAAGGATTTGTGCGTCACATCGCTAATGGTGGTATACTTTTAGGCGCATTTTGTCGTCTGACTCTGaacattataaaaaaaacttccttTTTCTCAGTGCAGGAAGtatggaaatgattttgatGGCCTTTAATCATGGATTCCATTTTCGGATGTGCATAAAGCCACGAATTGAGGCGAACCAGTCGGTGCGCAGTCGGTTCCACCCAGCTTTTAAAGCGTCCTTTTGGTGCGGTTAGCCTCATTTTAGCGAGCACGCAAACAACATACCATCCGCGGCTACCTTGAACGTCAATCGTTCGCAATCGGCGTGCTGGCATTTTCCGTCGCAGTGAAGCCACCTCGCCGAAAGCAGTGACAAGGTTTCGCCGTTGCTTTGGTCACGGAAATTAGCGCGAATATTAGTATATCGCTGGTGAGCGAAACGGCAGATGCCACTAACATGGTACGGTACTTTGCACCAGCGCACCCCGTTTCCCTCTTGATGGGCTATTTTTGGTACATTGTACGACAGGGTCGAAGCACCGGCGCCAGCTTTCGTAGATTACGCGGAAGTGTGCgagcacggcagcagcaactaacctttcggttttgcttgACATTTTGTGCCATgtaccactggcactggcagtgCAGACGTGGAACATGGAAACGTGCATACATTGTGCTGCTTTTTGTGTGACTGGATGTCACGAAAAACTTTGTCCCATCGCCCGCTGAAAGTGGCCTGAACTATCATTCATCCAGCCAGCCCCAGCGCACCAATATCACGTTAGTGTAGAAGGGTCGGAATAACTTCATTCACTGGCGTGTTATTAGAATATTGATATTGTGATAGGATGCTTCTACGCATTGATTATGGCTCATAGCAATGCAACGGATACAATT
The sequence above is a segment of the Anopheles darlingi chromosome 2, idAnoDarlMG_H_01, whole genome shotgun sequence genome. Coding sequences within it:
- the LOC125948851 gene encoding glucose dehydrogenase [FAD, quinone], whose protein sequence is MVFNILIASSVIKTATVVGSSLWLIPFLLGAISYYRYDRVDPESRVINQDALYSEYDFVIVGGGSAGAVVANRLTEVHRWKVLLLEAGPDENEISDVPSLAGYLQLSKLDWAYKTEPTGKACLGMVNNRCNWPRGKVLGGSSVLNYMIYVRGNRNDFNHWESLGNPGWGYDDVLQYFVKSEDNRNPYLARNPYHGQGGFLTVQEAPWHTPLVAAFVEAGTEIGYENRDINGERQTGFMIAQGTIRRGSRCSTAKAFLRPIRLRKNLHIAMNAHVTKVVIDQDTKHAVGVEFFRDGKRHYVRAKKEIIMAAGSINTPQILLLSGIGPKAHLDDVGIETIQDLPVGENLQDHVGMGGLTFLVDKPVAILQNRLEAGSVTMNYVINERGPMTILGGLEGIAFVNTPFANITDDWPDIQFHMAPASLNSDGGARVKKILGLKEELYKEVFHPIENTYSWTIMPLLLRPRSRGWVRLKSKNPFHYPIMNPNYFEDPFDAATLVEGAKIALRVGDAKVFKQFGNRLHRKPLPNCRHHKFLSDAYLDCQVRTISMTIYHPVGTAKMGPHWDPGAVVDPRLRVYGISGLRVIDASVMPTIVSGNTNAAVIMIGEKGAHMIKEDWLGHDR